The sequence below is a genomic window from Phaeodactylum tricornutum CCAP 1055/1 chromosome 27, whole genome shotgun sequence.
atttgtcattgcatgcagtgtcgaagttttatttttatttggttccctatttttcccattgtggttttgaggggacacatttcgccaagtttatgttcatggtctcaatgtgaggggactagaaaaatcctacgacaagcatatcggggttcattatccctttatcttgggtttatgcgtataagtctttgttttacgtctttttatcgtatctacaatcctttggtcccacagacgcgttttagcccgttattgttgcagttttctattttcacagcgtcactttagattagtaaggatttgaaaaagattttattgcattagaaaagaactatcgttctccgggttaaccaaatgggtttacttatgttgtaggacagtgaacccagagtaattacttacaaaatcggatagtgaactcggagtaattacttacatatcggatagtgaactcagagtaaatacttacatgtcggatagtgaactcagagtatTTACTTAGgcggagtttttggatagattatatacatcattgtatgaaagtactactctgggttctccctccccttacgatagtgaactcagagtaattgCTTAGGCGTAGTTTGGGATAAATTATaactactctgggttctccctccccttagggatTATTTATGTGTCGATTTgtgtcgcactgtgaactcagtGGGTTTACTTATGCTTTGTTTTTGGTTTCtcccctccccttaggatagtgaactcagtaattacttaggcgtagtttttggatagattatacacatcattgtatgaaagtactactctgggttctccctccccttaggaaCAATTTCTTCTGTGAACGGGTACAGGAATCTGCCTTAGTCTTTGGGGCTGTGCTTggaccaccaccacgacaagaaaaaggcatgGCTGGAATGCAGTAGGTtatgggttggaagcagctcttCCATGCCAGCACAATACCTCAGCTGTATCATATTCAGAGCATTCgccaagcattggattatttgcaaattgctaattttacaTAGAAGACGTTTTGTGCTAAGTACTTAAAAAATTCAGATTTGGCCAAAATCGCATTTTTTTCATGTCCTTCACGCCAACATAGCAATTTTCCTCCAAAACTTTCTCTTAAAACGGCCTGGACACAATTACTATTCTGCGCGCCTGAGAAAAATATATGCAGCAACGCGGAACATCACCTGCAAACCAACGGTCATACCAATGTTGAACCAATAGCTTTCAGCAACACCAGTGATTCCTAAACTCGCTATGACTTCTTCACCAGGTAGCGGACACACCCCTGTACCAATTGCAATAGAAGCTTCACCATCATCCAAGCATGGGATGTCTCGACCCGCGTATTCATTAATGATCAAGGCACTATAGCCATACCGTGCAAAAGATATCCAGCTAGCCCATGCTATTCCACGGTTCATGTTTTGCAGTGGGATATAGAAACCGCCCTAAAAAGTAAGAGCAGATCCCAGTTAGATAAAACTTCAATATAGTGCGGGGGACATGCGCTGACAGATGCAGTAATTACCATTATCATGAAAAAGAGCGTAATTGGAGGTGCCAAAACAAGCGCAACTTGCATATTGGGAATTGCTATGCTCATCCATAACCCCATACTTTGAGCAGTTGACAAGGTCAAATagaaagcaacaaagaaTTTGAGATATGCCTCAAACGTAGGTCGAAATCCGGCGGTCCAATATACCACAAGTCCATAAAGAACAGGAAGCAAAACATTGTTGGTCATATCGGAAGCTGTCTTTCCCAAAAAATAGCTTGACACGCCATACATTTTCTTCGCGCGTTCTCGTTTCAGCAGAGCTCGTTCTCGCTGGAAGACTGTCACTGCTGAAATAACAATTCCATTTGCTTGCGCAATAATCATGAAGAATAGTAAGGAGTTGCGCTCAAACGTCCGTGCTGTATTATTAGGCAAGCGCCACCTGAAAATTTCACAGAGAATGAGACGTTCATTTGCCGTGATAGCAATCCAACTCCCATACCAGCCACATACCACAATACAGCTGAAAAGAACAAATACAGAAGTTGTAAAATCACAGCAGTCATTGTCAATCGTTCGCCGCGTTGCTGTTTCATGGTGCGAGATGTCAAGAGCTTAAGCTGTGTGCGGAAGCTGTTGTTGAACTTTGGAACGGCATGAAGCTCGTGCAGACTGCTCATACTGCGACTCAGGGTCTTACGAAGGCTGTCCGAGATCATACTATGAACGCTCTCCTTGTTTATATATTCTGCCCAGTGACTCGCAAGCATTGCAGCTTCTCGCCGTTGCTCGTCCTCTTTTATCACGTCCATTATCCAATCGGCCAAGCCTGTCTCTGGTGGTAATTCACCAACAATGGGGCAAGATTCCAAGTATTCTCGTGCTTTCGAAGGATTGCCGTTGAAAACGGTTGACCCTTGGCTAAGCAACAACAAGTGGTCGAACATGTTGTAAATAGTAGTTCTGGGTTGATGAATCACGACTGCAATTGAGTGGCCCATATTGGACAGAACCTTGAGGGTTCCTATCAATGCTTGGGCCGTTGTTGCATCCAATCCGGATGTGGGTTCGTCCAACAATAACAAGGATGGCCTTACCACAAGTTCTGACGCTACGGAAACACGTTTGCGTTCACCTCCACTAACGCCACGCACTACGCCTAGTGGACTTCCCACTACGCTATTTCGGATGTCCGTCAAACCGAGCTCTATCATGGTCTCCAATACGACGGCACTCACTTGTTCGTCAGAACAAGATTCAGGTGTCTTTAGTCGCGCAGAGTAATAAATATTCTCCTCCACTGTTAGATTTGTCAGTAGAAGGTCATCCTGCCATacgacaccaacaatccGCTTGGGTATTTTTCCTTCTTCTCCGTTCACTGTTATGATGCTTCCTTCTACGAGATCGCCGGATTTAGTCAGATCAGCGGCGATCGAAATGAGACTCGTTTTCCCGGATCCCGACGGTCCCATCCAAGCCGTAAGTTTGTACGGAGAAATAGTTGTAGTAATGTTTTGGAGGACGGTGGTCCGCTTCCTACCGGACGTTTTACCATTACTAGACGCTTTGGTGGTGAGGGGGGCGTACGTAACATTTTGGAGGGACAGCTCGACGAGCGGAACCTGGCGGCCTGCAGACACGTTTGACAATGCAGACAGCTTTATCGGCTCGGGCTCTTTCGAAGGATCTTCAGTACAGGTAGGCATGGTTTGCCCAAACACTACTCTTGAAGATTGAGGGGTGGGCTTGACGATTACGGATGTTCAGTGTTCActctactcacagtcaagaaagtctaattgacagtgagactTTAGAGTTAGAGAGTTCGGGAGCACTCTGTAGTGATATTTGCGCTCAGTGAAATGTAGTTCTCTGCCAACGAAGTGCGTTCCGAAGCAGCCTCGCAGACGCTAAGGTTTGTGGAACTGGGATATCGAATCATAGCGACACGTCATAACTACTTTTCATTGGAGCTCATTATCCTCCATCTTTAGGAAATGGCATATTAATTTTTTggacttcactgtcaatcacagTCGGCAACTTTGTAATCGAGAAAACGAGAAGTTTTGCAATGAAAAGTGACCTCGTAGTTATTATTCAGGTTGGCAGCTGACTACGTCCGAACGACCGGAGCAGAAAACATACATCTTCGGCTCTCCCCACACACCTCAGCCTGGTAGTCTAGGAGTTTCTATCAGCAGTCAGAACATCTTCAGAGAAGGGTTCGGTAAGCATTGCATACCTTTCTCTTTTCATACCATGGAAAGCTCAATGCTATTGGATACCGAGGTGCCGCTTCAGCCGTTGTTGCAAGCAGCTGAAGCATCCAGAGGTTCTAACATTTCGACAATTCGATCTCTTGTCATGAGGGCGATATCCGACAAGGAGATATTTTGTGGCTTTGATCAGATAATACTTATTGTCGGAAAATCTCTTAGCGAATCCATCGAAGGGGAGAAGATGCTTCAAACTCTGCATCTGTTTTCCAATGGAACGTACGACGATTACGAGAAGCATCGTGAGCGGTATGTGAACCTCACTGAGGCTCAAGTATTCAAACTTCGACAGTTGACTGCAATGTCGGTGGTTGAAGACGCTTGCTGCAATAGACAGTCGGCTGTTTCATACTTATCTTTGCGACAAAATCTTCAACTCGCGGACAATACCGCGGTTGAGGATGTCTTGGTTTCCTGTATTAACGCGAGGGTGTTGGCTGGAGAGCTTTGCCAGCGAAGCGCGAGCCTCTTTTTGAATGAAAATGGGCCAGCAGTGTCTCCACGGGATGTAACTCTGACGAGCGTAGATGCTATGATAGAGAGGCTTCGTACCTGGAAGGATGTACTCGCTCATTCACAAGTGGTTTCGACTCAAATTCAAGCCGCAGCTGCTAGTCAATTAAGTGTACACAACAATTGGAATTCGCTGCTCCAATCTCCTCTTCAACATCACGCAGTCGAACGAAACACAGCTGAAAGAGGTTGGGACTTGTCGGATGTCAGAAGGTATGGCGATGGATCTATTGGGACGAAAGGAGACCCAATGGAGATTTCTCGTCCTGATGGCGCTGgtcgacgacaaaaacgaGGTCGGGGGTCATTGCAGGGAAACGCGGCAGAAACGAGTGAATTTGGAAGTTTTGAATGGTAGTTTGTTGAAGACCGTAGGCCATTGGTTGCTCTTTAGATCTCGAGACAATTTTGATATTGGCCATTAATACCGCATTCGTTCCTTCACTCTACTCTAGCAGCAATCTTGTCATATTCTGTGTTGCCTCGTACTGAGTCGCGGACGAGCATGGACAATTTCATTTCGCCAGCGACTGCAAGTCATGGTAGCTTTCATTACATCCAGTAGTCTACTCAGAATAGTGAAGGGATCCGAATTGTCTGAGGAAAGGTCCGAACGAAATCATTGCAGACTCTTCCTCACATGGAACATGGTCATTTTCATACCCTCCACATACCCTGCTGTTGCTTGATAGTCATTCGCTGCTGTATGATCTGGATCAGAATTGCTCATGATGATCTTCACAATGGAAACGGTCAAACCAACACGCGTACATTCCGATTGAAATGAATCGACTCCGAAACGATGAGTGGCGTCAGCGCATACAACAAATGCCTGTCCATGAGGACAAAGAGCGTCGTGAATTGTATTGGCGGTAGCAATAGCGTCGCTTGGCTGACATATAACATCCGCTGCAAGAATAATATCTACCTGCGATTGTTCGTTTCCCCTCGTATCAGTCCAGGAGTGGGATTGACCTGATTGTTGGTAAAAGTCCAGTCCATGGACTTTGCACACAGACGACACACCATTGAGCTCTACGTTCCGCTCAAGGTTGGCAAGAACGCGAGTGTTGAAATCGGTCAGAGTGAGTACACCTTGGGGCAATAACTGTTCACGCAATGCGGAACTCTGAACAGGATCCTCGACCTGCTTTAGTCCCTCGTGTACGACGATTCGTGCAGCAACCAAGCCGGTCAAACCACAGCCAGCGCCAATCTCCAATATTGATTTCCCCCGTAAAATGTCTGGATTTGCTACTAGCCACCTTGACAATGTGACGGCTGACGGCCACGTCACTATAACAATAAATCAGTAAGCTATTGAGTGGCGTTTGTACCAATGCCAATAGAAAAGGCTCAATCGAGAACGTTCCACGTTACGTACCAAATCCGACGTCTTCTTGTGCCGATTGCCGATCTGTGATCTGGTGAATCAAGACCGTCTGTGGTGCCAACTCCCTTGACTCGTTTGTCACGCTGACATGGACACTTTCCCCTGCTTTTACACCAATGAAGTCGCTAAGGATTGGCTTGGCGTGGAAGACAAGCGGTAGACGGTGCCGCAAGTCCTCAATCGTGAAAGGATTCCAAGGTTCGGGGAAAACGCCCAGTGCCGCAATCCGGCAAGAAACCTCTTGCAGCTCCATTATGGAATCTTGctcggcttcgtccaggaCCAGCACAGACGGATCCTGCCGAATGAGCTTGACGAGCTGAACGTGCGATCCGTGTCTTGCAATTTCCTTGCCCAGTGTCGGGTCTATCGTCGTACAATTAAGATGAATCCaaaggattgttttcaaaaagagTGTGACAGGTGCTTGGTCTAAGGTCATTTGTCTTGGTTTTGACGCCCGAAGACGGAGCAAGTCTGTGACCCCATGTTGTAGCATAGGGACTAATGCAGCTGCGAATCCTGGTGCATCGTTTTTTAATGAGTCAATCCGCAAGAGGACGATTCCGCGAGAAGTTGTCGTTTGTGCTTCCCACGATGATAGGCATGGATGATCGTAATGATGTGTCAAAtcggattcacagtcaagcatGGTAGAAGGTGCTTTGTCGAGCTTGCAATGGATATTACTTACATCATCATTACATTTCATTATTTTGGAGAAGCCCCCAGTGATGGTAGCACGAGGAGAATGTCCAATGATGACGTGGGAGGGggtagaaaacccctacgtcaagcggtacatgaggggttcatatccctaagtctatcagataagtctataatcttgtgtttttacgcctttgatcgtctacgaaagtatgtgggatcctttcggttccttagacgattctagcccgttatcgttgcagttttctagtttatcagacccagtagttctacgctgaggtaacgggatcaaaggtagtgttttcgtagtgttttcgagtgtttgaagtgatcgctgatttcgattgtgcctggggaggtagggcaaaatacctggcttttcatgtcgttgttaagtcgccgatgcctgcagaggcctggaatatactgccagtttctcgtagtggtccacgtgatagacgtgttgatcggttactgggtttcgtatccgtctaacggtctgaaacgaggcaaaatctccatggttggacgcatccatgaatctcttcatctatcgaagaaggtgcattgcacaaagtttgctaaatgctcgggttttgagcgtcattcatgtgtggatgataagtagtatgcttatacgaagcagttacttatgcaacaattattatcggaattataccgcaaggtagtcgcggatcctcctgttacgtagtacaaccaatgtacgtacgaaagacaggaaacgcagtgtcgacaaagtctggtaaacgaaggttgggcgttattacgaacgacctgcgatacacctaagcgagcctagggactgtaaaactcaactcgcttacgacgctccccacgggttagacagcggatacgaggacctatgctaatgcaatatttggatcaatgactttctaaaacaatgagagaaagattattctacatctagtccatgagaaccAGTCTGTTCACCCAAGtgaaagacctcttaccatgtgccagataaccttactctcacatagagtaatatctcttctaaatataaatcccacacagaatcactcagcgagTACCCAATCCTGTCTGTACCTTGCCTTATGATTCGTGGGACTGTCTCCTAATCTCCATTCTTGTATCCAGCTCCCGCGACTTCCAATACAGGACGACctcgatgatgacgtgaataCAACGGGTCGTATAATAGGGCCGACATGAATACCACGATTCCACCATTGTCTCCATCCTCATTCACACTTCCGACATCACCCTTAGATGACGATTGTCCTAGAGACATGTcaccttggtgtatatcgtgacactccccatc
It includes:
- a CDS encoding predicted protein produces the protein MPTCTEDPSKEPEPIKLSALSNVSAGRQVPLVELSLQNVTYAPLTTKASSNGKTSGRKRTTVLQNITTTISPYKLTAWMGPSGSGKTSLISIAADLTKSGDLVEGSIITVNGEEGKIPKRIVGVVWQDDLLLTNLTVEENIYYSARLKTPESCSDEQVSAVVLETMIELGLTDIRNSVVGSPLGVVRGVSGGERKRVSVASELVVRPSLLLLDEPTSGLDATTAQALIGTLKVLSNMGHSIAVVIHQPRTTIYNMFDHLLLLSQGSTVFNGNPSKAREYLESCPIVGELPPETGLADWIMDVIKEDEQRREAAMLASHWAEYINKESVHSMISDSLRKTLSRSMSSLHELHAVPKFNNSFRTQLKLLTSRTMKQQRGERLTMTAVILQLLYLFFSAVLWWRLPNNTARTFERNSLLFFMIIAQANGIVISAVTVFQRERALLKRERAKKMYGVSSYFLGKTASDMTNNVLLPVLYGLVVYWTAGFRPTFEAYLKFFVAFYLTLSTAQSMGLWMSIAIPNMQVALVLAPPITLFFMIMGGFYIPLQNMNRGIAWASWISFARYGYSALIINEYAGRDIPCLDDGEASIAIGTGVCPLPGEEVIASLGITGVAESYWFNIGMTVGLQVMFRVAAYIFLRRAE
- the CSN7 gene encoding COP9 SigNalosome subunit 7 (homolog to fungal subunit), whose product is MESSMLLDTEVPLQPLLQAAEASRGSNISTIRSLVMRAISDKEIFCGFDQIILIVGKSLSESIEGEKMLQTLHLFSNGTYDDYEKHRERYVNLTEAQVFKLRQLTAMSVVEDACCNRQSAVSYLSLRQNLQLADNTAVEDVLVSCINARVLAGELCQRSASLFLNENGPAVSPRDVTLTSVDAMIERLRTWKDVLAHSQVVSTQIQAAAASQLSVHNNWNSLLQSPLQHHAVERNTAERGWDLSDVRRYGDGSIGTKGDPMEISRPDGAGRRQKRGRGSLQGNAAETSEFGSFEW
- a CDS encoding predicted protein — protein: MKCNDDLDKAPSTMLDCESDLTHHYDHPCLSSWEAQTTTSRGIVLLRIDSLKNDAPGFAAALVPMLQHGVTDLLRLRASKPRQMTLDQAPVTLFLKTILWIHLNCTTIDPTLGKEIARHGSHVQLVKLIRQDPSVLVLDEAEQDSIMELQEVSCRIAALGVFPEPWNPFTIEDLRHRLPLVFHAKPILSDFIGVKAGESVHVSVTNESRELAPQTVLIHQITDRQSAQEDVGFVTWPSAVTLSRWLVANPDILRGKSILEIGAGCGLTGLVAARIVVHEGLKQVEDPVQSSALREQLLPQGVLTLTDFNTRVLANLERNVELNGVSSVCKVHGLDFYQQSGQSHSWTDTRGNEQSQVDIILAADVICQPSDAIATANTIHDALCPHGQAFVVCADATHRFGVDSFQSECTRVGLTVSIVKIIMSNSDPDHTAANDYQATAGYVEGMKMTMFHVRKSLQ